The Actinomadura sp. WMMB 499 genome includes a window with the following:
- a CDS encoding non-ribosomal peptide synthetase has protein sequence MYTSGSTGVPKGVAVTHGNVAAFCLDTAWRGEVVESVLVQANHAFDASTYEIWTPLLRGGRLVVAPAGDLDAAERGALIAGHRVTNVHATAGLFRVLAEQSPEIFAGVREVSTGGDVVSSAAVRSLLAAHPGLVVRTTYGPTETTAFATQIPFAAGDDVPATLPIGVPMDNTRAYVLDEFLRPVAPGVVGELYLAGRGLARGYASRSALTGERFVADPFVPGRMYRTGDLARWSGEGVLEFAGRADEQVKIRGFRIEPAEIETVLTSRPDVGQAVVIAREDRPGARRLVAYVTGTAAEGDLRDMAVARLPEYMVPAAFVPLDALPVTRNGKLDRAALPAPDLADRAGGRGPATPVEGVLCGLFAEVLGVERVGADDSFFALGGDSLLAMRLTARIRTVLDAEVGIRELFAVPTVAGAARLAEAARGRASRPPLTARARPDAVPLSFAQRRMWFLNRLETAGAGAGYNVPLALRLSGDLDADALEAALGDVADRHETLRTIFPDVDGEPRQVRLDGTEGRPRLRVAEVAEAGAAGAVAAELRRGFDLAVEPPFRARLLVTSPSEAILVIVAHHIAVDGWSMGLLLRDLAAAYRARRAGRAPGWAPPPVQYADFALWERDVLGAPDDPGGVLSAGLAHWRAVLAGIPDELPLPADRPRPSAASFRGGSVPIEVDARTHAALVELAQRGGATPFMVVQAALALLLARSGAGTDVPIGTVVAGRGDPALEDLVGFFLNTLVLRTDVGGDPRFTELLARVRDTDLAAYAHQDLPFERLVEELNPPRSLARHPLVQVVLNFQNVPRDDAPWTLPGVRAEALPPAEGTAARFDLSFTFAERRDGDGAPAGLTGDLQYAADLFDAATAEALAWRLVRVLEQVAADPAVTVGGVDLLDGAERARAVRRPAARPAPAATLPDLFEAQAARTPDATAVTCDGGALTYAALDARANRLAHELIARGAGPETRVGVVLDRTADLVAVLLAVLKAGAAYVPVDPAHPAGRIAATLADARPSLVVCTAATAPRGAREPLVLDDPATSAALAARPATAPSDADRTVPLRPAHPAYVIYTSGSTGRPKGVAVPHAAVVRLLAETRPWFRFGPRDVWTFFHSYAFDFSVWEIWGALLHGGRLVVVPRTTARTPHAFLDLLAAEGVTVLNQTPSAFAQLMAADAESPGTDLAALRYVVFGGEPLDPGRLTGWYDRHPGTALVNMYGITETTVHVTSAPLDAELCASRPGGVIGEPIPDLSVHVLDGWLRPVPPGVTGELYVAGPGLARGYLDRPALTAERFVANPFAPGRMYRSGDLARYRRDGSLEHLGRADRQVQLRGFRVEPGEVEAVLDRHDGVDQVAVIARADTGTQRLVAYVVGGADGTALREFAAARLPEYMVPAAFVRLGALPVTVNGKLDRAALPAPDFAALAGDRAPRTPAEDVLCGLFAEILGLDRVGAGDSFFDLGGDSLLAMRLLARVRSVLDAELGVRELFAAPTVEAMGRLVDGARGAARAPLTARPRPDAVPLSYAQRRMWFLNRLEEPGDRAARDGAAYNVASVLRLSGDLDLAALAAALGDVADRHETLRTIFPDGDGTPVQRVTAERPSLDVADAAGSGAAPLVAAETGRGFDLSRDLPWRTRLIRTSPSEAVLVIVAHHIAVDGVSMGVLARDLAAAYAARSGGEAPAWEPLPVQYADYALWQREMLGDPDDPESLAAGQLAFWRDALAGAPEETALPTDRARPAVPSFRAGAVPVEVGADVHARLVETARRRGVTMFMVAQAAVAVLLSKVGAGDDVPLGTAVAGRGDAALEDLVGFFVNTLVLRTDVSGDPTFAELLARVRDTDLAAFAHQDVPFERLVDELTPVRSLSRHPLFQVMLAVDDAARDGEPWTLPGVEVTPLPPGDTGAARFDLSVSLRTHRDGVIEGAIQYAADLFDEPTARSLADRLARVLEQVAADPDVPVSGIEVLSEDERRLVVEGWNATDRPVAGVSLVELFEERAVRAPDAVAVVAGDVSWSYAELNARANGVAGVLAGCRGSLVGVRMRRSPELVAVLLGVLKAGAAYVPLDVSHPQERIAAVMAEAGVSVVVTGEDVFEPVEENPRVHIRAEDLAYVMYTSGSTGVPKGVAVTHGNVVAFCLDEAWRDDVVESVLVQANHAFDASTYEIWTPLLRGGRLVIVPPGEVDPAERGALIARHRVTNVHATAGLFRVLAEQSPEIFAGVREVSTGGDVVSSAAVRSLLEAHPDLVVRTTYGPTETTAFTTRLAFASPGDVPDTVPIGAPMDNTRAYVLDERLSPVPPGVVGELYVAGRGLARGYASRPALTGERFVANPFGPGRMYRTGDLARWSGDGVLEFAGRADEQVKIRGFRIEPAEIEAVLTGHPDVRQAVVIAREDDPGTKRLVAYVTATATGTATDTGLREFLAARLPDHMVPAAVVPLPELPVTRNGKLDRAALPAPDFADRAAGRAAATPAEELLCEVFAGVLHLERVGADDSFFELGGDSVTSILVVSRARAAGVVITARQVFEQRTPAGLARVAVATRAEPSGPRTDVPTGAVPLTPAMREVAERSGLAALHGAFCQSMVVGVPAGLDPPRLERALRTVLDHHDALRACLRTPEDGPWRLEIPAGTTVPPVRRVDASGLDSGQLDELVDAESWTEMAALDPHAGVMVRAAWFDAGPLAPGRLLLVAHHLVVDGVSWRILISDLESAYRAPDTALEPAGTSFRHWARDLAAQAVSQARVDELAEWTRMLSGPNPTLGARPLDPSRDTVAAGTHRTSLALPRDVTGALLDGVHASVDDVLLAGLVAAVTAWRRRRGGGRAGGLLLDVEGHGRDTTDAGADLSRTVGWFTGTYPVRLDTGAANLAEVRSGGPAAGRLLKRVQERLRAVPGDGLGYGLLRYLNPVTAVPLAALPTPQIGFNYLGRMNAAGASNEDARAYWRPAGTSALGSGAEAETAAAHALDASATVWDRPDGPALEIALICPSGLFTGAELATLADDWAGMLTGIAAHAAPGDTGPAPSDFALVSLEQDQIDELQAQLFDGF, from the coding sequence ATGTACACGTCGGGTTCGACGGGTGTGCCGAAGGGTGTGGCGGTCACGCACGGGAACGTCGCGGCGTTCTGCCTCGACACCGCCTGGCGTGGCGAGGTCGTGGAGAGCGTTCTGGTGCAGGCCAACCATGCGTTCGATGCGTCGACGTATGAGATCTGGACGCCGTTGCTGCGTGGTGGTCGGCTGGTGGTCGCGCCTGCGGGCGACCTGGACGCGGCCGAGCGCGGAGCGTTGATCGCTGGGCATCGGGTGACGAACGTGCATGCGACGGCGGGGTTGTTCCGGGTGCTGGCGGAGCAGTCGCCGGAGATCTTCGCGGGTGTTCGTGAGGTGTCGACGGGCGGGGACGTGGTGTCGTCCGCGGCGGTGCGGTCCCTGCTGGCGGCGCATCCAGGTCTGGTCGTGCGGACGACTTACGGCCCGACCGAGACGACCGCGTTCGCGACGCAGATTCCCTTCGCGGCGGGTGACGATGTTCCGGCGACGTTGCCGATCGGGGTTCCGATGGACAACACCCGCGCCTACGTGCTGGACGAGTTCTTACGCCCGGTCGCTCCCGGCGTGGTGGGTGAGTTGTACCTCGCGGGGCGCGGTCTGGCGCGGGGGTATGCGTCCCGGTCCGCGTTGACGGGTGAACGGTTCGTCGCGGACCCCTTCGTCCCGGGCCGCATGTACCGCACCGGTGACCTGGCCCGCTGGAGTGGCGAGGGTGTCCTGGAGTTCGCGGGGCGCGCCGACGAGCAGGTCAAGATCCGGGGGTTCCGGATCGAGCCCGCCGAGATCGAGACCGTGTTGACGTCCCGTCCCGACGTCGGCCAGGCCGTCGTCATCGCCCGTGAGGATCGTCCGGGGGCCCGGCGGCTGGTCGCCTACGTCACCGGCACGGCCGCCGAGGGCGACCTCCGCGACATGGCGGTGGCCCGCCTGCCCGAGTACATGGTCCCGGCCGCGTTCGTCCCGCTGGACGCGCTCCCGGTGACCCGGAACGGCAAGCTCGACCGCGCCGCGCTGCCCGCCCCCGACCTCGCGGACCGGGCGGGCGGCCGTGGCCCCGCCACACCGGTCGAGGGGGTCCTGTGCGGCCTGTTCGCCGAGGTTCTGGGCGTCGAGCGGGTCGGTGCGGACGACTCGTTCTTCGCCCTCGGTGGCGACTCGCTGCTCGCGATGCGGCTGACCGCCCGCATCCGGACGGTGCTGGACGCGGAGGTCGGCATCCGGGAACTGTTCGCGGTCCCGACCGTCGCGGGCGCCGCACGGCTCGCGGAAGCGGCGCGCGGGCGCGCGTCGCGCCCGCCGCTCACCGCCCGCGCCCGTCCCGATGCCGTCCCGCTGTCGTTCGCGCAGCGGCGGATGTGGTTCCTCAACCGGCTGGAGACCGCCGGCGCGGGCGCCGGGTACAACGTGCCGCTGGCGCTCCGGCTGTCCGGCGACCTGGACGCCGACGCGCTGGAGGCGGCCCTCGGCGACGTCGCGGACCGACACGAGACACTCCGCACGATCTTCCCCGACGTCGACGGAGAGCCCCGCCAGGTACGGCTGGACGGGACGGAGGGGCGGCCGCGGTTGCGCGTCGCCGAGGTGGCCGAGGCCGGTGCGGCCGGCGCGGTCGCGGCCGAGCTGCGGCGCGGTTTCGACCTGGCGGTCGAGCCGCCGTTCCGGGCGCGGCTGCTGGTCACGTCCCCGTCCGAGGCGATCCTGGTCATCGTCGCGCACCACATCGCGGTGGACGGCTGGTCGATGGGGCTGCTGCTCCGCGACCTCGCCGCCGCGTACCGGGCGCGCCGCGCGGGCCGCGCACCGGGCTGGGCGCCGCCGCCTGTCCAGTACGCCGACTTCGCCCTGTGGGAGCGGGACGTGCTCGGCGCCCCGGACGATCCGGGCGGGGTACTGTCCGCGGGGCTCGCCCACTGGCGGGCGGTGCTGGCCGGGATCCCGGACGAGCTGCCGCTGCCGGCCGACCGGCCGCGGCCGTCCGCCGCGTCGTTCCGCGGCGGCTCGGTGCCGATCGAGGTGGACGCCCGGACCCATGCGGCGCTCGTCGAGCTGGCACAGCGTGGCGGGGCGACCCCGTTCATGGTGGTGCAGGCGGCGCTCGCACTGCTGCTGGCGCGGTCGGGCGCGGGCACCGACGTCCCGATCGGGACCGTCGTGGCCGGGCGCGGCGACCCGGCGCTGGAAGACCTCGTCGGGTTCTTCCTCAACACGCTGGTGCTGCGCACCGACGTGGGCGGCGACCCGCGCTTCACCGAGTTGCTGGCGCGGGTCCGCGACACCGACCTCGCCGCCTACGCCCACCAGGACCTGCCGTTCGAGCGTCTCGTCGAGGAGCTCAACCCGCCGCGGTCGCTCGCCCGGCACCCTCTCGTCCAGGTGGTGCTGAACTTCCAGAACGTCCCCCGGGACGACGCGCCGTGGACGCTGCCCGGCGTGCGGGCCGAAGCGCTGCCGCCCGCCGAGGGGACGGCCGCCCGCTTCGACCTGTCGTTCACGTTCGCCGAGCGGCGGGACGGCGACGGGGCCCCGGCCGGGCTGACCGGCGACCTCCAGTACGCCGCCGACCTGTTCGACGCGGCGACCGCGGAGGCCCTCGCCTGGCGGCTGGTCCGGGTGCTGGAGCAGGTCGCGGCGGACCCGGCGGTCACCGTCGGCGGCGTCGACCTTCTGGACGGCGCCGAACGAGCGCGGGCCGTCCGCCGTCCCGCCGCGCGGCCCGCCCCCGCCGCCACGCTGCCGGACCTGTTCGAGGCGCAGGCCGCCCGGACCCCGGACGCGACCGCGGTGACCTGCGACGGCGGCGCCCTCACCTACGCCGCGCTGGACGCCCGCGCCAACCGGCTCGCGCACGAGCTGATCGCGCGCGGCGCCGGGCCGGAGACGCGCGTCGGCGTCGTCCTGGACCGGACGGCGGACCTCGTCGCGGTGCTGCTCGCCGTGCTGAAGGCGGGCGCCGCCTACGTCCCCGTCGACCCCGCGCACCCGGCCGGGCGGATCGCGGCGACGCTCGCCGACGCCCGCCCGTCCCTGGTGGTGTGCACGGCCGCGACCGCGCCGCGGGGCGCCCGCGAACCGCTGGTCCTGGACGATCCGGCGACCTCCGCCGCGCTCGCCGCGCGCCCCGCGACCGCGCCGTCCGACGCCGACCGGACCGTCCCGCTACGGCCCGCGCATCCCGCGTACGTCATCTACACGTCCGGGTCCACCGGGCGCCCGAAGGGCGTGGCGGTACCGCACGCCGCCGTCGTCCGGCTGCTGGCCGAGACCCGTCCGTGGTTCCGGTTCGGGCCGCGGGACGTGTGGACGTTCTTCCACTCGTACGCGTTCGACTTCTCGGTGTGGGAGATCTGGGGGGCCCTCCTGCACGGCGGCCGCCTCGTCGTCGTCCCCCGGACGACCGCCCGCACTCCGCACGCGTTCCTGGACCTGCTCGCGGCCGAAGGCGTCACCGTCCTCAACCAGACCCCGTCGGCGTTCGCGCAGCTCATGGCCGCCGACGCGGAGAGCCCCGGCACCGACCTGGCGGCGCTGCGGTACGTCGTGTTCGGCGGCGAGCCCCTCGACCCCGGGCGGCTCACCGGCTGGTACGACCGGCATCCCGGCACCGCGCTCGTCAACATGTACGGCATCACCGAGACGACCGTGCACGTCACCTCCGCGCCCCTGGACGCCGAACTGTGCGCGTCCCGCCCCGGCGGCGTCATCGGCGAGCCCATCCCCGACCTGAGCGTCCATGTGCTGGACGGCTGGCTCCGGCCCGTCCCGCCCGGCGTGACCGGCGAACTGTACGTCGCCGGGCCCGGCCTCGCCCGCGGCTACCTGGACCGCCCCGCGCTCACCGCGGAACGGTTCGTCGCGAACCCCTTCGCCCCGGGCCGCATGTACCGCTCCGGCGACCTCGCCCGCTACCGCCGCGACGGGAGCCTGGAACACCTCGGCCGCGCCGACCGGCAGGTCCAGCTCAGAGGTTTCCGCGTCGAACCGGGCGAGGTGGAGGCGGTGCTCGACCGGCACGACGGCGTCGACCAGGTCGCCGTCATCGCCCGCGCGGACACCGGCACGCAGCGGCTCGTCGCCTACGTCGTGGGCGGCGCGGACGGGACCGCGCTGCGGGAGTTCGCCGCCGCGCGGCTCCCCGAGTACATGGTCCCGGCCGCGTTCGTCCGGCTCGGCGCCCTCCCCGTCACGGTGAACGGCAAGCTGGACCGGGCCGCGCTGCCCGCCCCCGACTTCGCCGCCCTGGCCGGCGACCGCGCGCCCCGCACCCCGGCCGAGGACGTCCTGTGCGGCCTGTTCGCGGAGATCCTCGGCCTCGACCGGGTCGGCGCCGGCGACTCGTTCTTCGACCTCGGCGGCGACTCGCTGCTCGCGATGCGCCTGCTCGCCCGCGTCCGAAGCGTCCTGGACGCCGAACTCGGCGTCCGCGAGCTGTTCGCCGCCCCGACCGTCGAGGCGATGGGCCGCCTGGTGGACGGGGCGCGCGGTGCGGCGCGGGCACCGCTGACGGCCCGCCCGCGCCCGGACGCCGTCCCCCTGTCGTACGCGCAGCGGCGCATGTGGTTCCTGAACCGGCTCGAGGAGCCCGGCGACAGGGCTGCCCGCGACGGTGCGGCCTACAACGTCGCGTCCGTGCTGCGGCTGTCGGGCGACCTGGACCTCGCCGCCCTCGCCGCCGCGCTCGGCGACGTCGCCGACCGGCACGAGACGCTGCGGACGATCTTCCCCGACGGTGACGGCACGCCCGTCCAGCGGGTGACGGCGGAGCGCCCGTCGCTCGACGTCGCCGACGCGGCGGGCTCCGGCGCCGCGCCGCTGGTCGCCGCGGAGACCGGGCGCGGCTTCGACCTGTCCCGCGACCTGCCGTGGCGGACGCGCCTGATCCGGACATCGCCGTCCGAGGCGGTCCTCGTCATCGTCGCGCACCACATCGCGGTCGACGGCGTCTCGATGGGGGTGCTCGCACGCGATCTGGCGGCGGCCTACGCGGCCCGGTCGGGCGGCGAGGCCCCGGCGTGGGAGCCGCTTCCCGTCCAGTACGCCGACTACGCGCTGTGGCAGCGCGAGATGCTCGGCGACCCGGACGACCCGGAGAGCCTCGCCGCCGGACAGCTCGCCTTCTGGCGGGACGCGCTGGCGGGAGCGCCCGAGGAGACGGCACTGCCCACCGACCGCGCGCGTCCGGCCGTGCCGTCGTTCCGCGCGGGCGCGGTCCCGGTCGAGGTGGGTGCCGACGTGCACGCCCGCCTCGTCGAGACCGCCCGCCGGCGCGGCGTGACGATGTTCATGGTGGCGCAGGCCGCGGTGGCGGTGCTGCTGTCGAAGGTCGGCGCGGGCGACGACGTTCCGCTGGGGACCGCCGTCGCGGGTCGTGGGGACGCGGCGCTGGAGGACCTCGTCGGGTTCTTCGTGAACACGCTGGTGCTGCGGACGGACGTGAGCGGCGACCCGACGTTCGCCGAGCTGCTGGCCCGCGTCCGGGACACCGACCTGGCGGCGTTCGCGCACCAGGACGTCCCGTTCGAGCGGCTCGTGGACGAACTGACCCCCGTCCGCTCGCTGTCCCGGCACCCCCTCTTCCAGGTGATGCTCGCCGTCGACGACGCCGCCCGCGACGGCGAGCCGTGGACGCTCCCCGGCGTCGAGGTGACCCCGCTGCCGCCGGGCGATACCGGCGCCGCGCGGTTCGACCTGTCGGTGTCGCTGCGCACCCACCGGGACGGCGTCATCGAGGGCGCGATCCAGTACGCGGCCGACCTCTTCGACGAGCCGACCGCCCGCTCCCTCGCCGACCGCCTCGCGCGCGTCCTCGAACAGGTCGCGGCGGACCCGGACGTGCCGGTGTCCGGGATCGAGGTGCTGTCGGAGGATGAGCGCCGGTTGGTGGTGGAGGGGTGGAACGCCACGGATCGTCCGGTGGCGGGCGTGTCGTTGGTGGAGTTGTTCGAGGAGCGGGCGGTGCGGGCGCCGGATGCGGTGGCGGTGGTCGCGGGCGATGTGTCCTGGTCGTATGCGGAGTTGAACGCGCGTGCCAATGGTGTTGCGGGTGTGCTGGCGGGGTGTCGGGGTTCGCTGGTGGGTGTGCGGATGCGGCGTTCGCCCGAGCTGGTCGCGGTGTTGCTGGGTGTGTTGAAGGCGGGTGCGGCGTATGTGCCGCTGGATGTCTCGCATCCGCAGGAGCGGATCGCGGCGGTGATGGCAGAGGCCGGTGTGTCGGTGGTGGTCACCGGTGAGGATGTGTTCGAGCCGGTGGAGGAGAACCCGCGTGTTCACATTCGGGCGGAGGATCTGGCGTATGTGATGTACACGTCGGGTTCGACGGGTGTGCCGAAGGGTGTGGCGGTCACGCACGGGAACGTGGTGGCGTTCTGCCTGGACGAGGCGTGGCGCGACGACGTCGTCGAATCCGTCCTCGTGCAGGCCAACCACGCGTTCGACGCGTCCACGTACGAGATCTGGACGCCGCTGCTGCGCGGAGGGCGCCTCGTCATCGTCCCGCCGGGCGAGGTCGATCCGGCCGAACGCGGCGCGCTGATCGCGCGGCATCGGGTGACGAACGTGCATGCGACCGCCGGCTTGTTCCGCGTCCTGGCCGAGCAATCGCCGGAGATCTTCGCCGGGGTCCGTGAGGTGTCGACGGGCGGGGACGTGGTGTCGTCCGCGGCGGTGCGGTCCCTGCTGGAGGCGCATCCGGATCTGGTGGTGCGGACGACCTACGGCCCGACCGAGACGACCGCGTTCACGACGCGGCTCGCGTTCGCCTCGCCCGGCGATGTGCCCGACACGGTCCCGATCGGGGCTCCGATGGACAACACCCGCGCCTACGTGCTCGACGAGCGGCTGTCCCCGGTCCCTCCCGGCGTGGTCGGCGAACTGTACGTCGCGGGGCGCGGTCTGGCGCGCGGGTATGCGTCGCGTCCGGCGTTGACGGGTGAACGGTTCGTCGCGAACCCCTTCGGCCCGGGCCGCATGTACCGCACCGGCGACCTGGCCCGCTGGAGTGGCGACGGTGTCCTGGAGTTCGCGGGGCGGGCCGACGAGCAGGTCAAGATCCGGGGGTTCCGCATCGAACCCGCCGAGATCGAAGCCGTCCTGACCGGCCACCCCGACGTCCGCCAGGCCGTCGTCATCGCCCGCGAGGACGACCCCGGCACCAAACGTCTCGTCGCCTACGTCACCGCGACCGCCACCGGAACCGCCACGGATACCGGCCTTCGCGAGTTCCTCGCCGCCCGGCTGCCCGACCACATGGTCCCGGCCGCGGTCGTGCCCCTGCCGGAGCTCCCGGTCACCCGCAACGGCAAGCTCGACCGGGCCGCCCTCCCCGCCCCCGACTTCGCGGACCGGGCGGCCGGCCGCGCCGCAGCCACGCCCGCCGAGGAACTGCTGTGCGAGGTGTTCGCCGGCGTCCTGCACCTGGAGCGGGTCGGGGCCGACGACTCGTTCTTCGAACTCGGCGGCGACTCGGTCACCTCGATCCTGGTCGTCTCCCGGGCCCGCGCCGCCGGTGTCGTGATCACCGCCCGGCAGGTGTTCGAGCAGCGCACCCCCGCAGGACTGGCGCGGGTCGCGGTGGCGACGCGGGCCGAGCCGTCCGGCCCCCGCACGGACGTCCCGACCGGTGCGGTCCCGCTGACCCCGGCGATGCGGGAGGTGGCGGAGCGGTCGGGCCTCGCGGCCCTGCACGGCGCGTTCTGCCAGTCGATGGTGGTCGGCGTCCCGGCCGGACTCGACCCGCCGCGGCTGGAACGCGCGCTGCGCACCGTCCTCGACCACCACGACGCGCTCCGCGCGTGCCTGCGCACACCCGAGGACGGTCCATGGCGGCTGGAGATCCCGGCCGGGACCACGGTGCCGCCCGTCCGCCGGGTCGACGCGAGCGGCCTCGACTCCGGACAGTTGGACGAACTGGTGGACGCCGAATCCTGGACGGAGATGGCGGCCCTCGACCCGCACGCGGGCGTGATGGTGCGGGCCGCATGGTTCGACGCCGGGCCGCTCGCCCCCGGACGCCTGCTGCTGGTCGCGCATCACCTTGTCGTGGACGGCGTGTCCTGGCGCATCCTGATCTCCGACCTGGAGTCCGCGTACCGGGCACCGGACACCGCCCTTGAACCGGCCGGCACGTCGTTCCGCCACTGGGCGCGGGACCTCGCGGCACAAGCCGTCAGCCAGGCCAGGGTCGACGAACTGGCGGAATGGACACGGATGCTGTCCGGCCCGAACCCGACGCTGGGCGCGCGCCCGCTCGACCCGAGCCGGGACACCGTCGCCGCCGGAACGCACCGGACGTCCCTCGCCCTGCCGCGCGACGTTACCGGGGCCCTCCTGGACGGCGTCCACGCGAGCGTCGACGACGTGCTGCTGGCGGGACTCGTCGCGGCGGTGACGGCGTGGCGCCGCCGCCGGGGCGGGGGCCGCGCGGGCGGCCTGCTCCTGGACGTCGAAGGCCACGGCAGGGATACGACCGACGCCGGCGCGGACCTCAGCAGAACCGTCGGATGGTTCACCGGAACGTATCCCGTCCGGTTGGACACCGGTGCCGCGAACCTGGCCGAAGTACGATCGGGCGGACCGGCCGCGGGTCGGCTGTTGAAACGCGTGCAAGAACGGCTGCGCGCAGTTCCCGGCGACGGACTCGGATACGGTCTGCTGCGCTATCTGAATCCGGTGACCGCCGTGCCCCTCGCCGCCTTGCCGACGCCCCAGATCGGTTTCAACTATCTCGGCCGGATGAACGCGGCCGGAGCGTCGAACGAGGACGCGCGAGCGTACTGGCGGCCCGCCGGGACGTCCGCGCTGGGCAGCGGCGCCGAGGCGGAGACGGCCGCCGCCCACGCGCTGGACGCGAGCGCCACGGTCTGGGACCGTCCGGACGGGCCCGCCCTGGAGATCGCCCTAATCTGCCCATCGGGCCTGTTCACGGGCGCGGAGCTCGCCACGCTGGCGGACGACTGGGCCGGCATGCTCACCGGCATCGCCGCGCACGCCGCCCCCGGCGACACCGGCCCGGCACCTTCGGACTTCGCACTGGTCTCCCTGGAACAGGACCAGATCGACGAACTGCAGGCCCAGCTCTTCGACGGATTCTGA
- a CDS encoding condensation domain-containing protein, whose amino-acid sequence MNNSALAEIWPLSPLQEGLLFHARYDERARDVYVGQHAVHLDGPVDAAVLRASWEVLLHRHAALRAGFQRRRSGAPVQIIVRAPALTWREADLSHLPPSAAEAEAARIATVERDRGFEVSAPPLLRPTLIRMAESRHRMLVTMHHIVLDGWSLPILFDELSRVYAAGGDASVLPPTAPYRDYLAWLSRQDREAARTAWADALGGLDEPTLLVPGGTDGDPVLPEHVAVRTGAPDTARLRTTARALGVTPNTVVQGAWGLAIGALTGRRDVVFGATVSGRPADLPGVERMLGLFINTLPVRVTLDPSATVAATLTALQEHQSALLAHQHLGLAEVQRAAGPGAAFDTLIVYESFPGDPSATRVPGGLDITEVGGDDASHYPLTLVVSPGDDDLELRLDYRPDLFDGSAARTILDLLVRVLRRFAADPDARVAEVEVLSPEERRLVVEGWNATDRPVADASLVELFEECVVRAPDAVAVVAGGVVWTYGELNARANGVACALVGRGVVRGSLVGVRMERSPELVAVLLGVLKAGAAYVPLDVSHPQERLASIVAEAGVSVVVTGEDVFEPVEENPRVHIRGRIWRM is encoded by the coding sequence GTGAACAACTCAGCGCTCGCCGAGATCTGGCCGCTGTCGCCCCTGCAGGAGGGGCTGCTGTTCCACGCCCGCTACGACGAGCGCGCCCGCGACGTCTACGTCGGGCAGCACGCCGTCCACCTGGACGGCCCCGTGGACGCCGCGGTGCTGCGCGCGTCCTGGGAGGTGCTGCTGCACCGGCACGCCGCGCTGCGCGCCGGATTCCAGCGCCGCCGCTCCGGCGCGCCCGTCCAGATCATCGTCCGAGCCCCCGCCCTCACCTGGCGGGAGGCCGACCTGTCGCACTTGCCGCCCTCCGCGGCGGAGGCCGAGGCCGCGCGGATCGCCACCGTCGAACGCGATCGCGGCTTCGAGGTGTCCGCCCCGCCGCTGCTGCGCCCCACGCTGATCCGGATGGCCGAGTCCCGCCACCGGATGCTCGTCACGATGCACCACATCGTGCTGGACGGCTGGTCGCTGCCGATCCTCTTCGACGAACTGTCCCGGGTGTACGCGGCGGGCGGCGACGCCTCCGTGCTCCCGCCGACCGCCCCCTACCGCGACTACCTCGCCTGGCTGTCCCGCCAGGACCGCGAGGCCGCCCGCACCGCGTGGGCGGACGCCCTCGGCGGCCTGGACGAGCCGACCCTGCTCGTCCCCGGCGGCACCGACGGCGACCCCGTCCTCCCCGAGCACGTCGCCGTCCGCACCGGCGCACCGGACACCGCCCGCCTCCGCACCACCGCCCGCGCCCTCGGCGTCACCCCGAACACCGTCGTCCAGGGGGCGTGGGGACTGGCGATCGGCGCACTCACCGGGCGCCGTGACGTGGTGTTCGGTGCCACCGTCTCCGGGCGCCCCGCCGACCTCCCGGGCGTCGAGCGGATGCTCGGCCTGTTCATCAACACGCTCCCCGTGCGGGTGACGCTCGACCCGTCCGCCACCGTCGCCGCCACCCTCACCGCTCTGCAGGAACACCAGTCGGCACTGCTGGCCCACCAGCATCTCGGCCTCGCCGAAGTGCAGCGCGCCGCAGGGCCGGGCGCCGCCTTCGACACCCTCATCGTCTACGAGAGCTTCCCGGGCGACCCGTCCGCCACCCGCGTCCCCGGCGGCCTGGACATCACCGAGGTCGGCGGCGACGACGCGTCCCACTACCCCCTCACGCTGGTCGTCAGCCCCGGCGACGACGATCTCGAACTGCGCCTCGACTACCGCCCGGACCTGTTCGACGGGTCCGCCGCCCGCACGATCCTGGACCTGCTCGTCCGGGTGCTGCGGCGGTTCGCCGCCGACCCGGACGCCCGGGTCGCCGAGGTCGAGGTGCTGTCGCCCGAGGAGCGGCGGCTGGTGGTGGAGGGGTGGAACGCCACGGATCGTCCGGTGGCGGACGCGTCCCTGGTGGAGTTGTTCGAGGAGTGTGTGGTGCGGGCGCCGGATGCGGTGGCGGTGGTCGCGGGCGGTGTGGTGTGGACGTATGGGGAGTTGAACGCTCGCGCGAACGGTGTGGCGTGTGCCCTGGTCGGTCGGGGTGTGGTGCGTGGGTCGTTGGTGGGTGTGCGGATGGAGCGTTCGCCGGAGTTGGTGGCGGTGTTGCTGGGTGTGTTGAAGGCGGGTGCGGCGTATGTGCCGCTGGATGTCTCGCATCCGCAGGAGCGGCTGGCGTCGATCGTGGCGGAGGCGGGGGTGTCGGTGGTGGTCACCGGTGAGGATGTGTTCGAGCCGGTGGAGGAGAACCCGCGTGTTCACATTCGGGGGAGGATCTGGCGTATGTGA